The DNA window TCCAGTACCACTTATTCATTGCGTATAAAATCTGCAAATGGATGTATGTCTCAGATTGTATATATTTATATTAGTGAGTCCAAGTTACCTGTACCAGATTATGATGTTACTAATCCTAGCTGTGGGAATATTGGAAGTATAAAATTTAATACCGTTGCAGATTTTTACAGTATAGATAATGGGGCTAATTGGAGTAGTAATCCTGTTTTTAGTCCGCTCAAAGAAGGATATTACTATCTATTGATTAAAAATAAAAATGGATGTATATCTGAAACACAATATGTTTATTTAGATTCAAAAAATTCATACATGCCAAAAGTTACCGTTACCCAACCTTCTTGTGGGACTAATGGCAGCATTGTTATTAATACAGTTGCAGAGTTTTATAGTATTAATAGGGGTAACACTTGGGTTACAAGCAATACTTTTACCAATTTACAACCGGGCTATTATTATGTTCAGACCAAAGATAAAAACGATTGTATTTCTAATCAAAATATTGTTTATCTAAAAGAATTTTACTTGCCAGAACCTAAATTTACCTCTACGCAGCCCACTTGTGGAGTAGGTGGCAGTATTACCTTTACAACAACTTCGGATTTTTATAGTGTAGATGGTGGTAATACCTGGAGTACTTCTAATACTTTTACCAATCTAAAAGCAGGATATTATAACCCAAGAATAAAAAATAGTTTAGGATGTACCTCATATTATTCAAGTGTTTCCCTCAATGAGTTTTATTTAGATAGACCAGATTATTCTGTAGTGCAACCTACTTGTGGAAATACTGGTTCTATTACCATTGCTACTGTTGCAGACCAATATAGTTTTGATGGAGGAAATACTTGGACTACTAATCCTAAATTAACCGGACTTAAGAGTGGCTACTATAACATTGTTATCAAAAATGCTAAAGGCTGCACTTCTTATCCTTATGGCTTGTCTGTAAACATTAAAGAATATTTCTTACCAAAACCTTTAATAAAAGTAGTTCAGCCTAGTTGTGGTAAAAGTGGAAGTATCAGTATAGGGACTTCTGCTTCACAATATAGTTTTGATGGAGGAAAAACTTTTACAACGAATCCTATACTCACAGCGCCTACTCCTGGAGGTTATTCTATTGTTATCAAAAATGATTTAGGATGTGTATCTTATCCTTATTACGTATATATTCAAAAATATTTAACACAATCTCCAAGAGTAAGTGTAGTGCAACCTACTTGTAGCAATCCATACGGAACTATTTATGTAAACACTCCAGCAGACCAATACAGTTATGATAATGGAAAAACATGGACTACTGATAATACTAAGACCAATTTATCAGTTGGTACTTATTATATTTTAACTAAAAATGCACAAGGTTGTATATCTGATGCAACATATACTTATGTGAATACTCCGCCATCTATTCCTGCAGCTCCTTTAGTTACAGTGAAACAGCCTTCGGCTTGTGGTGTTACCGATGGAAGTATTACCATTAATACCACTGCTTCCAGCTATAGTTTTAACGATGGAGCCAGTTGGTCTTCCGTCAATACCAAAACCAATTTAGGAGCAGGAACTTATATCATTAAAATAAAATCAAATTCTTACAGTTGTGAATCTCTCACCACTGTAGTCAATTTAGATTCTGGAGTTCTTATTGCTGCACCTACATATACTGCAACACAGCCTACCTGTAGTGTTTCTACGGGAAGTATTGCCATTACTTCTGATGGTGACAGCTATAGTTTTGACAATGGCTTGAGTTATATCTATGGAAATACTAAAACAGATTTACTTCCCGGAACTTATTACATAAAATACAGAAGTAAAAACGGATGTACTTCTGAAGCCCAAAAAGTAATCATTCAGAAACCTTCAGATTTGCCAGCTCCACAGTATACAGTGGCTCAACCAGACTGTAGTAATCCTCTTGGAAGCATTACCATTACTACTTCTGGAGCGCTTTATAGTTTTGATAAAGGCGTTACTTTTTCTACTTCTAATGTGGCTAAAAATCTTGGCCCAGGAACGTATGATTTGATGATTAAAGATGCTGCAGGATGTATTTCTTTCATTTCTTCGGTAACGGTTATTGCTAAGCCCAATATAACAGAAACGCCAAAATTTATCGTTACTCATCCTACAGGATGTAGCTCTAATATGGGTTCCATTAAAATTACCACTACAGCTAATGAATATAGTTTTGATGATGGTAAAACTTGGGTAAACACTTCTTCCATGTCATTACCAAGTGGTAGTTATTATTTAAGAATAAAAATTGGTGCAGATTGTCCATCTGAAAAAGTTTTAGCAGTTATTAATGCTCCTTCAGATGCACCGAAGGCTCCAAAATATACGGTCAGTCAACCTTTGTCATGTATGAATGCATTTGGAAGCATTACGATTACCGATTCTGCTGCTGAATATAGTTTTGATGATGGAAAAACGTATTCTACCAATCCATCTTCAGGAAATTTAGCTCCTGGAACTTATTTGATTAAAGTAAAAAACGCCACAGGTTGCGAATCTAACGCAGTAACTGTTACAATTAATAAACCTACGGATTATCCGCCATTGCCAACAGTTAGTGTGCAACAAATAGATTGTTTAAATGCTAGTGCAAGTATTACCGTAACCAATTCTGGCGCAAAATTCAGTATTGACAATGGTCTCACTTGGCAAACTTCAAATATTTTTAAAAATCTGAGTCCTAACCAGTACAAAGTTTTAATTCAAAACAGTAAAGGTTGTATTTCGGAAGTGACAGAAGTGACCATTGATACCTTTGTAAATCCAACGCCAAAACCAACAGCACCATCAAAACAAGAATTTTGTATTCAAGATAATGCTAAAATTTCTAATCTTTTAGCTACCGGAAATCATCTTACTTGGTACGATTCTTTGACTGGAGGAAATGTTTTAAATGCGAATACTCTTTTAACTAATGGCAATACGTATTATGTTTCACAGAAAATAGGAGATTGTGAAGGAGAGAGAATTCCAGTTTCAGTAATTATTTTTCAAACTCCTGCGCCAAGTTCTGATGCTACTCAGACTTTCTGCATCAGTGAAAATGCCAACCTAAGTAAAATTACTATTACAGGAAATCAAATAAAATGGTACGATGCTGTTTCTGGCGGAAATCTACTGTCTAGTTCTACCGTTTTGGAAAATGCTAAAACTTATTATGCCACTCAAACGCTTAATAATTGTGAAAGTGTGAGCAGAACTCCTGTTACGGTGAGTCTAGTTACGTCTACTATTGTGGCCAATGATTATGTGGAAAAACTCTGTGACTTAGGAAATGACAAAAAAGAAGTCATCAATCTTACTCAATATGAATCTAAACTTTTGGCGAATACTTCTGGATATCAATTCAAATATTATAATGCCAAAATGCAAGTTATCTCTACGATTTCTACATATTCTATCGCTTTAGGAAATACCGATATCTATGTTAATATTTCTACTTCTAAAGGCTGTGATAAAATGGTGAAACTTTCATTCATTTTGAATGAAGTTCCAACGGTGGAATTACCGAAAGAAATAGAACTTTGCTCTGTTAATGACATCACTCTCGATGCAGGAAGTGGATATTCACAATACGAATGGACCTATAATGGTAAATTCTATAGTGACCAACAATGGATTAAGCCTACAAATACTGGAAATTATTCGGTAAAAGTTACCAATGCTTCAGGTTGTAGTTTTAGAACTTCTACTCAAATTATTTCCCCTGTGATTCCGAAAATTGCGACGATCAATATTACGAATGATACCGCGATTATCATCATGGAATCTAATAATGCTTATGAATATTCTTTAGATGGAATTCATTGGCAAAATAACAACCTATTCTCTAATTTAAATAATGGAGTACACTCTGTATATGTAAGAATTAAAGGTAAAATTTGCAGCATTACTCAAGGTTCTTTTACTATTTTTGATATTCCACACGTTATTACTCCTAATGGTGACCACGTGAATGATACATGGAAAATAGAGGGTATAGAGGTTTATAAAGGTTCTACTGTACAAGTATTTAATCGTCATGGTGAAATCGTGCTTCAAACCGTGATTGCCTCTTCATTTGAATGGAATGGGAAATTAGCAGGTAGACCTTTACCGACCGATAATTATTTCTATGTCATCAAACTATCAGATGGCAGAGTGCTCACAGGAAATTTATTGATTAAAAACCGAAATTAAAGATGAAAATCAAACAACTACAAAGCATTTTAGACCAGCAACCTTCTGTTTCTGGAAACACTTATTTTATCTTCATTGTTTGGGGAATATCTTGGCTGTTTGCACTGGTCTTTTTACTCTTGGGCATTGGACTTTTGCTCGAAAGTTTGCTTCATTATAAAATATTTTTAGATACAGTTGCCCAAAAATTACATCTTGTGCTTACTGATGAACAGCGCTGGAACATTTCTACGAGTTTGGGATGGCTCTCATTGATTCTCGCTTTTGTTTTTGGAGCGATGATTTATATCTGCAAAATGGTTTTGGTAAGAAATCACTTCATTATTTTATTAGAAGAATGGCTCATTTCTGAAATAAAAGAAGTAGAAATAAATCGTAAAATTTCAAAAAAATAACTAAATTTACTCTTATAAATACCAAATTATGAACACTATTATTAAACTAATTATTACCGCTGTTGCAGCTTTCGGAATTTCTAAACTGTTAAATCCTCATGTAGAAATCACTGATTTTACTTCTGCGCTTATTTTTGCAGTAGTTTTAGGTTTGCTTAACCTTATTGTAAAGCCTATTATTTCTTTATTCTCGTTGCCAATTACCATTCTTACATTAGGATTATTTTCTTTGGTAATTAATGCTATAATTGTTCTTATTGCAGATTATTTTATAGACGGAATTAATATTGATGGATTTTTATGGGCACTTATATTCAGTGTGGCTTTATCTATTGTCACTTCTGTTTTAGAAAGTATTTTTATCAGCAAAGAATAAATTCATTTCATTTTAAATATAATGCAAACCTCAAGAAATTGAGGTTTTTCTTTTGTCTAAAAATTTTGAAAATCCTCTTCAAAATTCTGTAAATATTTTTACCCTTGACTTTTACATCTTTACAAAAAATTAAAAACAACACCATCACCTTAAAAATATAAAGTCATGAGCAGAATATTATTTATTTTTTTATTTCTTATTTTCGGAAATTTGAGTGCTACCAATCCTGATGATCTTTTGGGAACTTGGATGAGCACAGATAATAGTGTAAAAGTAGAAGTATATAAAGTCAATCATCAATTTAAGGCCAAAGTTCTTTGGTTTAATCATCTTTTAAGCGAAAGCAAAACGCCCATGCATTTATCTTTGGACACGAACAATCCCAATCCTGCATTGAGAAACAGAAAAATTCTAGGCATGGAAATTTTAGATGGATTGCGCTATGATCCTCAGAAAAAAGAATGGGTTAATGGGAAAATTTATGACGCTTCTAGTGGAAGATATTGGAGTTCTTGTGCCAAGTTGCTCCAAAACGGAATCTTAAAAGTTCGCGGTTTCTGGAAGGTAGAATGGATAGGAAAATCTATATCTTTTAGAAAAGTATCTTAAAAAAAAGACCTCCTAAAATTGGAGGTCTTTTTTGATTTATGCTCTGTCGTATAATTTTTCGTAAAGGTTAAAGAATTTTTCTTTTACCGCTTTACGTTTTAATTTCATCGTTGGAGTAAGTAAACCATCTTCAATCGTCCAGAGCGTAGGAGTAAGCTCTATTTTCTTAATTTGCTCCCATTTTCCTAAAGTAGCATTCAGCAAATTAATATCTTTCATAATTCTTGCTTTTAGCTCAGGAGAATTCGCCATTTCTTCTGGAGTTTTGCCTATTTTAAGATGTTTTCTCTCTGCCCAAAGTTTTGCAAATGCATAGTCTGGTTGTACTAAAGCACACGGCATTTTTTCGCCGTCACCTACTACCATAATTTGTTCGATAAATTTAGAACCTTTCGCTAAATTTTCTAAAACCTGAGGCGCAACATATTTACCACCAGAAGTTTTGAACATTTCTTTTTTACGGTCTGTAATGTGTAAGAAACCTTCTGCATCTATATGACCGATGTCTCCCGTCATGAAGTAACCATCTTCTGTAAATGCTTCTTTGGTTTTTTCCTCGTCTTTATAATATCCTTGGAAAACAGAAGGTCCTTTTACGGTGATTTCTCCATCTGCTTGGATTTTTACATCTAAATTATCTAAAACGTGACCTACAGTTCCTATTTTCACTCTTTCGAAAGAGTTTACCGCAATTACTGGAGACGTTTCTGTAAGCCCGTAACCTTCTAAAATAGGAATTCCAGCACCGTGGAAACTTCTGTTCAGTTTGGTAGATAGGGCAGCAGAACCACTTACTAAAGTAATCATATTGCCTCCTAAACCTTCTCTCCATTTAGAGAACACCAATTTATCTGCAATTCTATGTTTTAAAGATTTAGGTTTCTTAATATCATAATTATCTAATAAAGATAATGCCCAATAGAAAATTTTGGTTTTCAAACCACCAGCTGCAGCTCCTTTGTCTACAATTTTATCATATACTTTCTCTACCAATCTTGGTACTACAGTCATGTAATGAGGTTTCACTTCTTTTACATTATCCCCAATTTTATCAATACTTTCTGCAAAGTGAATCGAAAAACCGTTGTACATAAATAGATAAGAAATCATTCTCTCAAAAATATGACAGATAGGTAAAAAGCTTAATACTTTAATATCTGTATATTCTAATTTCCAATTTCTAGGAATTCTATGGTCTGAAGCCAAAACATTTGCAACGATGTTTCTGTGCGTAAGCATTACACCTTTTGGTCTACCAGTAGTTCCAGAAGTGTAAATTAAAGTTGCTAAATCATCAGGTTGAATCGTTTTAGCAATGTCTTCTACTTCTTGTTGATTGTCTTCATTTTCTCCCAAATCGAGTACTTCCTTCCAGTTTGCAGCCCCAGGAATTTCGTCAAAGGTGAAAATTCCTTTCAAACTTTCTACTTGAGGTTTTACTTGAAGTAATTTTTCGTACAAATCTTTATCTGAAACAAAAACATATTTTATTTCCGCATTATTAAAGATATAGATATAATCTTCTACAGAAATGGTAGGATATACCGGAACATCTATTGCACCAATTTGCAAAATTCCTAAATCCATTACATGCCATTCTGTGCGGTTATTCGTAGAAATAAGACCAATTTTATCACCGGGCTTAATTCCTAACTTCAATAAACCTCTAGAAATTTTATTCCCTAGATTTACATACTCTTGTGTAGAAGTTTTCGTCCAAACTCCATTATATTTGGTCACCAATGCATCTTCCTTTGGGAACTTGTATAATGCATGATGAGCAAAGTCAAACAATCTTGTAATTGACATATTTTACGTTTTTTGATTTTTGTAAAAATAATACTTTTTCTTAATTCACAAATAGTTAATATCAATTTTCGTTAAAATCTCTAAAAAATGTATATTTACGCCAATTAATTTTAATACAAAAAATGGATTTTAATTTAACAGAAGAACAACTGATGATTCAGCAAGCAGCGAGAGATTTCGCGCAGACTGAACTTTTGCCTGGCGTAATAGAAAGAGATAACGAACAGAAGTTTCCTTATGAACAAGTAAAGAAAATGGGAGAACTAGGATTCCTAGGAATGATGGTTGAACCAAAATACGGTGGAGCAGGAATGGATAGTGTTTCTTATGTTTTGGCAATGGAAGAAATTGCTAAAGTAGACGCTTCTGCAGCTGTAGTAATGTCAGTAAACAATTCTTTGGTTTGTGCTGGTCTAGAAAAATTCGCTTCTGAAGAACAAAAACAAAAGTATTTAGTTCCTTTAGCAAAAGGTGAAGTCATCGGTGCATTTGCACTTTCTGAGCCAGAAGCTGGTTCTGATGCTACTTCTCAAAAAACAACTGCCATTGATATGGGAGACCATTATCTATTAAACGGTACTAAAAACTGGATTACCAATGGTGGAAACGCTCAATATTACATTGTGATTGCACAAACTGATGTGGAGAAAAAACACAAAGGAATCAATGCTTTCATCGTAGAAAAAGGTTGGGAAGGTTTCGTAATTGGTAAAAAAGAAGAAAAATTAGGGATCAGAGGTTCTGATACGCATTCATTAATGTTTACAGACGTAAAAGTTCCTAAGGAAAATAGAATCGGTGAAGATGGATTTGGTTTCAATTTCGCCATGGCTGTTTTGAATGGTGGTAGAATTGGTATTGCTTCTCAAGCATTAGGTATTGCTTCTGGAGCTTATGAATTGGCGCTAAAATATGCTAAAGAAAGAAAAGCTTTCGGTACAGAAATCATCAATCACCAAGCAATTGCTTTCAAATTAGCAGATATGCACGTGAATATTATGGCGGCAAGAATGCTTTGCTACAAAGCTGCTGCTGAAAAAGATGCAGGTCTAGATATTTCAGAATCTGGAGCAATGGCAAAACTATACGCTTCTCAAGTAGCAATGGATACTACCATTGAAGCAGTACAAGTTCACGGTGGTTACGGTTATGTAAAAGAATATCACGTAGAAAGAATGATGCGTGATGCTAAAATCACTCAGATATACGAAGGAACTTCTGAAATTCAGAAAATTGTAATTTCTAGAAGTATTGCTAAAAAATAATTAGCAAATTCTTTTTAAAATATGAAAGTCGGACAAGCAATTGTTCGACTTTATGTTTTCATATTTATCAAATTTTCATACATTTATTCAATGAAAAAATTAAGTCTTTTTGTCGTTTTGTTTTCTTTAAGTTTTTCAGCGCAAGTTCCCACGTTTACTGATGAAATTGCGTTTCAATTATCAGAAAAACCGGTGCATTGCATCAATCAAGAATACCCCAATAAAACCGCACATGTAATCAATAATGACATTGATGTAAAACTGACTCCCAAAGAATTGCATCCTAGCTTTTATGGCTGTTTTGATTGGCATTCATCAGTTCATGGACATTGGATGCTCGTAAAACTACTCAAAGACAAACCTTTTCTCAAAAATAAAGAAGAAATTGTAAAAATTTTGGAAGGTTCTTTTCAAGCCGAAAAAATAAAGACAGAAGCAGAATATTTCCATAAATATCAAGTGGCAAAAGGTTTTGAGAGAACTTACGGTTGGGCTTGGTTGCTTCAATTAGATGCAGAATTGGCCAATTGGGAAAATCCTCAAGCGAAAATTTGGCATCAAAATTTAAAACCTCTCACTTATGAAATCGTAAAATTGTGGAAAGAATATTTACCGAAACAAACGTATCCCAATAGAACAGGAGTTCATCCTAACACTGCTTTTGCGCTAAGTTTTGCCATAGATTGGGCAAGAACGGTTGGCGAAAAAGATTTTGAAAACCAACTCATCGAAAAAGCAAAATATTTCTATCTAAAAGATGAAAAAACGCCTGCTTATCTGGAACCAGACGGAAGTGATTTCTTCTCGCCAAGTTTAGAAATTGCAGATTTAATGACCAGAATTCTTCCGCAAGATGAATATGTTAAATGGTTCAACAAATTCTACGAAAAAAGAAGTATTGAGAATATTTCACAGATTCCTGTAATTTCGGATATTAATGATTATCAAACCGTTCACTTGGTTGGTTTAAGTTTTACTAGAAGTTGGTGCATGAAAAACATTGCTCAAGTTTTACCTAAAAATCATCGACACAAAAAACATTTCGAAGAAACTTCTGCCAAATTTTTAGAAAATGCATTGCCATTGGTTTTTAAAGGAAATTATGGTGGCGACCATTGGTTAGCTAGTTTTGCGGTGTATGCTTTGAGTAATAAATAATAAAAAATTATATATGATAACTATGAAAACAAAAAAACTATTCTCTCTTTTTTTATTTTTTACAGCCTTTTTAAATGCTCAAGAAAAATTAATTAATGGAACGTGGAATACAGTAACTGTATCAAATGAAATGTTCCAGATGAATGAAAATAAAGAATTTGAATTGACTAAAAAAGGTAAAATAATTCACAATTCTAAAGATGCAATTCTAAATTTAAAGCTAGGATATTCAGAAAATCAATTTGTTTTTGACGAAAACAATAATTTCTTCGTTAAATTATCTGAAAATTCAAATTTTTTTGTTTTCAAAGGAAAATATGAAGTTGATAAACAAAATAAAACAATAAATTTAACTCTTACTAATTCAGCAGGTAGTGAATTAAAAAAATATTTTAAGTACAGTTTTAATCCTGAAGATCAAAATTATATGAAATTAGATGTCTACTTCGGTGGAGAACCTACAAAATATTTATTAAAGAGAAACTAAAAAAATCCTTCAGAATTTTCTGAAGGATTTTAATTTTTAAATATTTTAATTCTTTAATTTTTCATTTCTCTTTCGGCATATATTTAGAAATATCGTCATCGTTTTTATTTTCCTCAGCATTGGTTGGTTCAGTGTTTTGAGGCGTTTCTGCTGATGGTTTTAATGCTTCCGCTGCTTTTATTTTTTCTCTTTCTAAGGCCAATTGTCTTTGGAATTCTTCTTCGCGTTTTTTCTTATTTCTTTTTGCCACGAAATACCAAACAATTCCGCCGATTAAAAATATTGGCCAAAACGGAATAAGTGCTAAAAATAATCCACCCAAAACCGCAAATCCTTTCATAAACGCATTAGAAGATTTATCCCCGAAAGTTTCATCTTTTTGTTTGTCATTCAGAATGTTTAAATCCTCTGCATTATTGGTTTCTGGAGTATTATCTACCAAAGTGAGTTCCACATCGCACATTTGGCTTCCTACATAATCATTGCCTTGCACTTCTGTATTTTTAGATTCTACATTTCCCAGACTGCTCATTTTATTCACCAATTCATTAAAATTACTCAATGGTACTTTTACGGTCAAATAATGTTTGGCAATTCCTTCATTTTCGGTATAATTTTCTGTGATAATATCTACATTGTAGGTGCTCAATTCTTGATTTAACAGGGCTTTTGCAGCAGCCAAATCTTCTACCGAAACTTGCAATCTCGTTGTTTTCGCAATAGGGTAGAGTTCACGCTGAGGAACTGGTTGACTCTGAACTTGATTTTGATTTTGAACCTCTTGTTCTGGTTGGGTTTGCGAATTGTTTTTAGAAGTTTGCTTCAAGATTTTATTGGCCGTTTCAGCAATGACTACAGCAGCGTTGTCGCCACTTTTTATGGCGTTATTGGCTGAATCAATCGCTTTTCTAATATCTTGTGCTTGTTGGCTTTTGTTATCTAATTTTTTAAATTCCCTGTTGAGGGAATCTATGTTTACATTTCCTTTTTTAATGGCGTCTTCTATGATTTCTTTATGCTTATTGATTTCTGGAAGGATTATTTTTCCTACCGTACTGTTAGAATCATTGACGATTTTAGAAATAGAATCGAGGGTTTGGTAACTTTCTTTTGCTTGGTTAAAAAGGCTATCTGCAGTTTTAAAGGAATCAGCCGTTTGTTGAATATCGGTTTTATTACAAGCCACCAATAATAGAGTAGCGGTAAAAAGACTAAAAATTGTTTTCTTCATTTTAATAGTTTTGTTGATGCCAAACTTAATACAAAAAATGTTCCCTAAAAATAGGTAAAAAATCGTATTAGTATTAAAATTTTGAAAATCAATGAATTGTAAAACAATTTGCAAAATTTTTACAAAAAAAATCTCCAAGTTTCCTTGAAGATTCATTTATAATCTAAAATTTATAATTTAAAATTATTTTGCGTGATTCCATTCACTGATGAAGTGTAATTTCACATTCGGGAATTTTTCTTGAGTCATGTGAATCGTGAAAGCAGAATCTGCTAAAAACACCAACTGACCATGATTATCTCTTGCCATAAAACGCTGTTTTAATCTTGCAAATTCTTTGAATTCATCAGATTTTTCGTCGGCTTCTATCCAACACGCTTTATGAATTCCAATTGGTTCATACGTACATTTTGCACCATATTCATGCTCCAACCTGTATTGAATAACTTCGTACTGAAGCGCACCCACTGTTCCAATAATTTTTCTGCCGTTCATTTCCAGTGTAAATAATTGCGCCACACCTTCATCCATTAATTGGTCAATACCTTTCGCCAATTGTTTAGCTTTTAATGGATCGTCATTATTAATATAACGGAAATGTTCTGGTGAGAAACTCGGAATGCCTTTGAACTGTAATTTTTCACCAGCAGTTAAAGTATCTCCAATTCTGAAACTTCCAGTATCGTGTAAACCTACAATATCTCCAGGGAAACTTTCGTCTACCACTTCTTTTTTGTCTGCAAAGAAAGCATTCGGCGAAGAAAACTTCATTTTTTTACCTTCTCTTACTAGAAGATAGTTTTCATTTCTCTTAAAAGTTCCAGAAACAATTTTCACGAAAGCCAATCTATCACGGTGTTTTGGATCCATATTGGCATGAATTTTAAAGACAAATCCTGTGAAATTTTTCTCCTCTGGTTTTACCAATCTAAGGTCAGATTCTTTGGGTTGAGGCATTGGTGCAATTTCTACAAAAGCATCCAACAATTCTCTTACCCCAAA is part of the Cloacibacterium normanense genome and encodes:
- a CDS encoding AMP-dependent synthetase/ligase; its protein translation is MSITRLFDFAHHALYKFPKEDALVTKYNGVWTKTSTQEYVNLGNKISRGLLKLGIKPGDKIGLISTNNRTEWHVMDLGILQIGAIDVPVYPTISVEDYIYIFNNAEIKYVFVSDKDLYEKLLQVKPQVESLKGIFTFDEIPGAANWKEVLDLGENEDNQQEVEDIAKTIQPDDLATLIYTSGTTGRPKGVMLTHRNIVANVLASDHRIPRNWKLEYTDIKVLSFLPICHIFERMISYLFMYNGFSIHFAESIDKIGDNVKEVKPHYMTVVPRLVEKVYDKIVDKGAAAGGLKTKIFYWALSLLDNYDIKKPKSLKHRIADKLVFSKWREGLGGNMITLVSGSAALSTKLNRSFHGAGIPILEGYGLTETSPVIAVNSFERVKIGTVGHVLDNLDVKIQADGEITVKGPSVFQGYYKDEEKTKEAFTEDGYFMTGDIGHIDAEGFLHITDRKKEMFKTSGGKYVAPQVLENLAKGSKFIEQIMVVGDGEKMPCALVQPDYAFAKLWAERKHLKIGKTPEEMANSPELKARIMKDINLLNATLGKWEQIKKIELTPTLWTIEDGLLTPTMKLKRKAVKEKFFNLYEKLYDRA
- a CDS encoding phage holin family protein, producing the protein MNTIIKLIITAVAAFGISKLLNPHVEITDFTSALIFAVVLGLLNLIVKPIISLFSLPITILTLGLFSLVINAIIVLIADYFIDGINIDGFLWALIFSVALSIVTSVLESIFISKE
- a CDS encoding T9SS type B sorting domain-containing protein, with product MKYFYSLVLFFSLFVSKETFAQNSPEISVPKIYDDANGEIITNPQLIESIIAKRKSAMAQAQKKISKTSAAQTAVEMCSNGGFEQHETTAGNTHLKHFLYTTGDQSGPTECKAITNVADQNINIFDPNNTNIMATTVPANYIDKYIGDIKAFDQYALKVNYSDSYSMSSSVQGKRYKTNNENFLKFNFKVVLQTVYDSGHKDNQPFFKARVLNKNREVVSEFCLTGDEKNCIYTKIPDGGSSYVTLYTANWQSGMLDISAIPNNEEFTVEFIASRCGLMGHFGYAYIDDICFLHSNENVQGTVELDPLNKICPTTPVSVCGSYTIPNSGGISATVKKITLNLYDSSNKIIYSSSVPSTHDQVNKKFCFNLNASDFPNVTSANYNVGAVVEYDISGTTCSGTNFGSASDPDANPGWDISFMNCSSDCTIDLQSAKIYRCDTNGDGTEIFNLTDLESKLVSSSSGLSFSYFKNYNDAFSNINSITNYTSFNSPSATIYVRVNKSESCFKIIHANVEVKNPTVNISGILNVCSGSTVLTASAGSSYLWSTGEKTQSITVNAIGTYSVTVTDSYGCVNTGSVVIETSQTAVLPTLEVKQPSCNSSTGEIKVTSPASEYSFDNGVTWVKNNTWSNVSPGTYKVKVKTVNGCISYAQVVTIVLPASTYPNYTYKNPLFCGDKGSITITTSAAYYSFDGGATWGSSNTQDGLDPGIYKIMTKDINGCLSYINNVYINGVSLGYPQYSFVRPACTTKGSITIENQGDLYTFDGGATWVTSNTLSNLSPGTYSIAFKNNLGCLSDYQYVYLNDYSDMYPDYEIIQPVCGTGGSIIINTPGKEFSFDGGVTWITTNQKDDLKPGSYQIQVKDENGCLSQKNWAYINTPYLDYPQITLVQPTCTTNGTITVNTLNDFYSFDGGATWTTVNQKSLPPGSYQVLVKNNLGCISQENNVYLDNPVIPLADYTVVQPTCDTKGSITINTVAKEYSFDGGNTWSSSNTINNISSSTTYSLRIKSANGCMSQIVYIYISESKLPVPDYDVTNPSCGNIGSIKFNTVADFYSIDNGANWSSNPVFSPLKEGYYYLLIKNKNGCISETQYVYLDSKNSYMPKVTVTQPSCGTNGSIVINTVAEFYSINRGNTWVTSNTFTNLQPGYYYVQTKDKNDCISNQNIVYLKEFYLPEPKFTSTQPTCGVGGSITFTTTSDFYSVDGGNTWSTSNTFTNLKAGYYNPRIKNSLGCTSYYSSVSLNEFYLDRPDYSVVQPTCGNTGSITIATVADQYSFDGGNTWTTNPKLTGLKSGYYNIVIKNAKGCTSYPYGLSVNIKEYFLPKPLIKVVQPSCGKSGSISIGTSASQYSFDGGKTFTTNPILTAPTPGGYSIVIKNDLGCVSYPYYVYIQKYLTQSPRVSVVQPTCSNPYGTIYVNTPADQYSYDNGKTWTTDNTKTNLSVGTYYILTKNAQGCISDATYTYVNTPPSIPAAPLVTVKQPSACGVTDGSITINTTASSYSFNDGASWSSVNTKTNLGAGTYIIKIKSNSYSCESLTTVVNLDSGVLIAAPTYTATQPTCSVSTGSIAITSDGDSYSFDNGLSYIYGNTKTDLLPGTYYIKYRSKNGCTSEAQKVIIQKPSDLPAPQYTVAQPDCSNPLGSITITTSGALYSFDKGVTFSTSNVAKNLGPGTYDLMIKDAAGCISFISSVTVIAKPNITETPKFIVTHPTGCSSNMGSIKITTTANEYSFDDGKTWVNTSSMSLPSGSYYLRIKIGADCPSEKVLAVINAPSDAPKAPKYTVSQPLSCMNAFGSITITDSAAEYSFDDGKTYSTNPSSGNLAPGTYLIKVKNATGCESNAVTVTINKPTDYPPLPTVSVQQIDCLNASASITVTNSGAKFSIDNGLTWQTSNIFKNLSPNQYKVLIQNSKGCISEVTEVTIDTFVNPTPKPTAPSKQEFCIQDNAKISNLLATGNHLTWYDSLTGGNVLNANTLLTNGNTYYVSQKIGDCEGERIPVSVIIFQTPAPSSDATQTFCISENANLSKITITGNQIKWYDAVSGGNLLSSSTVLENAKTYYATQTLNNCESVSRTPVTVSLVTSTIVANDYVEKLCDLGNDKKEVINLTQYESKLLANTSGYQFKYYNAKMQVISTISTYSIALGNTDIYVNISTSKGCDKMVKLSFILNEVPTVELPKEIELCSVNDITLDAGSGYSQYEWTYNGKFYSDQQWIKPTNTGNYSVKVTNASGCSFRTSTQIISPVIPKIATINITNDTAIIIMESNNAYEYSLDGIHWQNNNLFSNLNNGVHSVYVRIKGKICSITQGSFTIFDIPHVITPNGDHVNDTWKIEGIEVYKGSTVQVFNRHGEIVLQTVIASSFEWNGKLAGRPLPTDNYFYVIKLSDGRVLTGNLLIKNRN
- a CDS encoding DUF2147 domain-containing protein; the encoded protein is MSRILFIFLFLIFGNLSATNPDDLLGTWMSTDNSVKVEVYKVNHQFKAKVLWFNHLLSESKTPMHLSLDTNNPNPALRNRKILGMEILDGLRYDPQKKEWVNGKIYDASSGRYWSSCAKLLQNGILKVRGFWKVEWIGKSISFRKVS